In Nerophis ophidion isolate RoL-2023_Sa linkage group LG03, RoL_Noph_v1.0, whole genome shotgun sequence, the following are encoded in one genomic region:
- the LOC133548695 gene encoding forkhead box protein P2-like encodes MCSETCFSQKRSQQHRLKELYKKQEQIHVQLLQHQTGKRSKELLAHHLALEQLLHVQAQQQALCSPAAGFSSVHCKHAWKEMDSGGAEDEDGDGKTETVCQGEKSDVTSSHPCSTPTDLTATGVLYGHGVCNWPGCESVCHNHRQFVKHMRCEHTLDDRSTAQCRVQMQVVHQLEIQLRKERERLQAMTAHLLLPAADPHSAPAGPPPTPCDPSADPLCSQPSPSPSHDTRVSPLPLANINSPSQKDSCPISRVEAVRRRHHPSFYSAENEQALNKDADIRPPYTYANMITQAIMASPDKQLTLNEIYNWFTRTFAYFRRNAATWKNAVRHNLSLHRCFVRLETAKGAVWTVDEVEYQRRRSQKMTGSPPLMNSGHFGWRLLT; translated from the exons atgtgtagcgaaacCTGCTTCTCTCAGAAGCGCAGCCAACAA CATCGTCTGAAAGAGTTGTACAAGAAACAGGAGCAGATCCACGTGCAGTTGCTCCAGCATCAGACGGGCAAGAGAAGCAAAGAG CTCCTCGCACATCATTTAGCCTTGGAGCAGCTACTCCACGTCCAGGCGCAGCAACAGGCACTTTGCAGCCCTGCAG CTGGTTTCAGCTCCGTGCACTGCAAGCATGCTTGGAAGGAGATGGACAGCGGAGGGGCAGAGGACGAAGACGGAGATGGGAAGACCGAGACGGTCTGCCAGGGAGAGAAAAGTGACGTCACGTCGTCCCACCCTTGCAG CACTCCAACTGACTTAACCGCCACAGGCGTCCTCTACGGTCACGGCGTGTGCAACTGGCCGGGATGCGAGTCCGTCTGCCATAACCACCGACAGTTTGTAAA GCACATGCGCTGCGAGCACACACTAGACGACAGAAGCACGGCTCAGTGCAGAGTCCAGATGCAAGTGGTTCATCAGCTGGAGATTCAG CTTCGCAAAGAACGAGAGCGCCTGCAAGCGATGACGGCTCACCTGCTACTTCCTGCTGCGGATCCCCACTCGGCTCCGGCAGGACCGCCTCCGACACCATGTGATCCGTCAGCTGACCCGCTCTGTAGTCAG CCCTCACCGAGTCCGTCACATGACACCCGTGTGTCCCCCCTGCCTCTTGCCAACATCAACTCCCCGTCGCAGAAGGACTCCTGCCCCATTTCGCGTGTTGAGGCCGTGAGACGCCGTCATCACCCGTCCTTCTACTCTGCAG AAAATGAACAGGCGCTCAACAAGGACGCTGATATCAGACCACCTTATACGTACGCAAACATGATAACACAG GCCATCATGGCGTCACCAGACAAGCAGCTCACACTCAATGAAATCTACAACTGGTTCACTCGGACCTTTGCCTATTTCAGACGCAACGCCGCAACCTGGAAG AACGCGGTGCGCCACAACTTGAGCTTGCACCGCTGCTTCGTGAGACTGGAGACCGCCAAGGGCGCAGTGTGGACGGTGGACGAGGTGGAGTACCAGCGCAGGAGGTCCCAGAAGATGACGGG GAGTCCTCCTTTGATGAACAGCGGCCATTTTGG ATGGCGTTTACTTACATGA